One segment of Triticum aestivum cultivar Chinese Spring chromosome 2A, IWGSC CS RefSeq v2.1, whole genome shotgun sequence DNA contains the following:
- the LOC123186749 gene encoding uncharacterized protein, whose amino-acid sequence MHAIEGLIKLINMWEIQPLVLLSFTLQIFLFFTGSLRQHSASMFLRLSIWAAYLGADFVAVYTLGLVSRHEDITIEGHIPGKTQSLAFFWAPFLLIHLGGQDTITAFAMEDNNLWLRHLLNLVVQAVLAIYVFWKSIGRHRVELLVSGVFLFVVGVIKYGERIWSLKCGCFKSLESGSGHRYKKLPDLECEEDTGQESNSKVSTDGGYDSIVYIALSSMPHVHDIFSGRGYFSIADFPARSMLDDNKEAIKMVSIILSVMFSDFYTKALVVRRRSAIILRCISQMSAVVAFAVFHENDKQRYRKIDIAITYSLFVGCFLLELCAMFISMMSPWTWAWLKVRKWDRLARLSWFIFSSNIGWPEEKQCFQKSMGQYIFSSWVTGSGQARTFNQRVMTMVKWLADLVRVERKNIFWISKLLDTEYVDVDEMTMDCVAKEISQLRHVGGPIKSGRDWPNLLGERADFGAAIVLFHVLTDKHLSRYPPSHPPDMEEFGMMEVCRKLSNYMMYLLATHPSLLPLNVSAEAMLDHLQDPQILHEDLLQDLEPSKEAVEELVQVWARLLIYAAGKSRGEMHTALLSSGGEFITFVWLLMALYDLGDFQWKRIRLTNAAFIDHRVEELFAFPVPAAIPPEEASSSKAHG is encoded by the exons ATGCATGCAATTGAGGGTTTGATCAAACTAATCAATATGTGGGAAATCCAGCCTCTCGTGCTCCTCAGCTTCACACTGCAAATTTTCTTGTTCTTTACTGGCAGCCTTAGACAGCATAGTGCCAGCATGTTCCTAAGGCTCTCCATTTGGGCAGCTTATCTGGGAGCGGACTTTGTAGCAGTTTATACCCTCGGCCTTGTCTCGCGACATGAGGATATCACCATTGAAGGGCACATACCAGGGAAAACACAATCACTAGCTTTCTTTTGGGCACCGTTTCTCCTCATCCATCTTGGCGGGCAGGACACTATTACTGCCTTTGCCATGGAGGACAATAACTTGTGGTTGAGGCATTTGCTGAATCTAGTGGTTCAAGCTGTCCTAGCTATATATGTTTTCTGGAAGTCTATTGGAAGACACAGAGTGGAGCTTCTAGTGTCTGGTGTATTTTTGTTTGTTGTTGGAGTTATCAAGTATGGGGAAAGAATATGGTCTCTCAAGTGTGGCTGCTTTAAAAGCCTTGAGAGCGGAAGTGGACATCGTTACAAGAAGTTGCCAGACCTTGAGTGCGAAGAGGACACAGGCCAGGAATCTAACAGCAAAGTGAGCACTGATGGTGGCTATGATAGCATTGTTTATATAGCTCTGTCTTCAATGCCACATGTCCATGATATCTTTTCGGGACGTGGCTACTTTTCTATCGCTGATTTCCCCGCAAGGTCGATGCTAGATGACAACAAAGAGGCGATCAAGATGGTCAGTATTATTCTTAGCGTGATGTTTTCTGATTTCTACACAAAGGCTCTTGTGGTGAGAAGAAGAAGTGCCATCATACTTAGATGCATCTCTCAGATGTCCGCTGTTGTTGCTTTTGCTGTGTTCCATGAAAATGACAAACAGAGGTACAGAAAAATTGACATTGCAATCACTTACTCACTTTTTGTTGGATGCTTTCTCCTAGAACTATGTGCAATGTTTATTTCCATGATGTCACCCTGGACATGGGCATGGCTGAAGGTTCGAAAGTGGGATAGGCTTGCCAGGTTGTCATGGTTTATTTTTTCTAGTAATATTGGATGGCCGGAAGAGAAGCAATGTTTCCAAAAGTCAATGGGACAGTACATCTTTTCAAGCTGGGTGACTGGCAGTGGCCAAGCGAGAACATTCAATCAACGAGTGATGACCATGGTCAAATGGCTTGCAGATTTGGTCCGTGTTGAAAGGAAGAATATATTCTGGATTAGCAAGCTGTTAGACACTGAGTATGTGGATGTGGATGAGATGACTATGGACTGTGTTGCAAAAGAGATTAGTCAATTGAGGCATGTAGGCGGCCCCATTAAGAGTGGCCGAGACTGGCCGAATTTGTTGGGAGAACGTGCAGATTTTGGTGCTGCTATTGTGTTATTTCATGTACTGACTGACAAACATTTGAGTAGATACCCCCCGTCTCATCCTCCGGACATGGAGGAATTTGGTATGATGGAGGTATGCCGGAAACTGTCCAACTACATGATGTACCTTTTGGCTACCCATCCTTCCTTGCTGCCGCTCAATGTTAGCGCGGAAGCTATGCTGGACCATCTTCAGGATCCACAAATACTACATGAGGACCTACTCCAAGATCTTGAGCCAAGCAAGGAAGCAGTAGAGGAGTTAGTTCAGGTGTGGGCGAGGCTCCTTATTTACGCTGCAGGCAAGTCAAGGGGGGAGATGCACACGGCACTACTGAGCAGTGGAGGGGAGTTCATCACCTTCGTCTGGCTGCTCATGGCCCTCTACGACCTCGGGGATTTCCAGTGGAAGAGGATTCGGCTCACCAATGCTGCTTTCATTGATCATAGGGTGGAGGAGTTATTCGCCTTCCCTGTTCCTGCAGCAATTCCACCGGAAGAAGCTAGCAGCAG CAAGGCGCATGGGTGA